A window of Micrococcus endophyticus contains these coding sequences:
- a CDS encoding metal ABC transporter permease translates to MDWLIEPFLLGFQQRALVGGLIAAALCAVVGTWLVLRGMSFFGDAFVHGVMPGIALSVVLGFDAHLGAALAALVMLAGISLVHRATTLKEDTAIGLLFVGMMALGVVIISLSDSYTGSLTAILFGDALGVTWEGIVRQGVIAALVLVLALVLYRPLMALSFSPAKARSLGMRPRLTHALLLVMIGAAVIGSFQAVGTVLVFGLLVGPPATAALLTRTVPQMMALAVLLGAAGVTIGLVLSYHLGTAASATMALVPIAMFFVVLAGRAGLRALRSRRVRADRRRAVVETPTRRSVSP, encoded by the coding sequence ATGGACTGGCTGATCGAGCCCTTCCTGCTGGGCTTCCAGCAGCGGGCGCTGGTGGGCGGGCTCATCGCCGCCGCGCTCTGCGCGGTGGTGGGCACGTGGCTCGTGCTGCGGGGCATGAGCTTCTTCGGCGACGCGTTCGTGCACGGCGTCATGCCGGGCATCGCCCTGTCCGTGGTGCTCGGCTTCGACGCCCACCTCGGCGCGGCCCTGGCCGCCCTCGTGATGCTCGCCGGCATCTCGCTGGTGCACCGGGCCACCACGCTGAAGGAGGACACCGCCATCGGCCTGCTCTTCGTGGGCATGATGGCGCTCGGCGTGGTGATCATCTCCCTCTCCGACTCCTACACCGGCTCGCTCACCGCCATCCTCTTCGGCGACGCCCTCGGCGTCACCTGGGAGGGGATCGTGCGGCAGGGCGTGATCGCCGCGCTCGTGCTGGTGCTCGCCCTCGTGCTCTACCGCCCGCTCATGGCGCTGAGCTTCTCCCCGGCCAAGGCGCGCTCCCTGGGCATGCGCCCGCGCCTGACCCACGCGCTGCTGCTGGTGATGATCGGCGCCGCCGTGATCGGCTCCTTCCAGGCCGTGGGCACCGTGCTGGTGTTCGGCCTGCTTGTGGGCCCGCCCGCCACCGCGGCCCTGCTGACCCGCACCGTGCCGCAGATGATGGCGCTGGCCGTGCTGCTCGGCGCCGCCGGCGTCACGATCGGCCTCGTCCTGAGCTACCACCTCGGCACCGCCGCCTCCGCCACCATGGCCCTCGTGCCGATCGCGATGTTCTTCGTGGTCCTGGCCGGCCGGGCGGGGCTGCGCGCCCTGCGCAGCCGCCGGGTCCGCGCGGACCGCCGGCGGGCCGTCGTCGAGACCCCCACCCGCAGGAGCGTGTCCCCGTGA
- a CDS encoding sulfurtransferase: MHSESLDPSPVPDRHGSDPDRPDPLVVVDGAEGRVVPAPTADPSSTHDAGGDPASGGEGVDPAAAEPPTLVSVGVLADWLGLSPTEPLPEVPEAPAYAQPGRCRPRRLVLLDVRFRATGGGADHEAYLRGHLPGAVYVSLPSRLAGHAGPAAGRHPLPDPRQFAETVRMWGIDDGDTVVVYDDDRGLSAARAWWLLRHAGLRDSMLLDGGLAAWRAGGLPLQPGEVIPMPGSARTSWGRMPVVDTSGAEAMASGGLLLDARAAERYRGETEPIDPVAGHIPGARSLPTAGSLAEDGRLRPAEELAARFDAVGVDDETPVAVYCGSGVTAAHAVLTLAVAGRPGVALYPGSWSAWIQDPSNAVAVGPDPHGEPGRD; encoded by the coding sequence GTGCACAGCGAGAGCCTGGACCCATCCCCCGTCCCGGACCGCCACGGCTCCGACCCGGACCGTCCCGACCCACTCGTCGTCGTGGACGGGGCCGAGGGCCGCGTGGTCCCGGCGCCGACGGCCGACCCGTCGTCCACCCATGATGCGGGCGGCGACCCGGCCTCCGGCGGCGAGGGCGTCGACCCCGCGGCCGCCGAGCCGCCCACCCTCGTCTCCGTGGGGGTGCTCGCCGACTGGCTCGGCCTGAGCCCCACCGAGCCGCTGCCGGAGGTCCCCGAGGCCCCCGCCTACGCCCAGCCCGGCCGCTGCCGGCCGCGGCGCTTGGTCCTGCTCGACGTCCGCTTCCGCGCGACGGGCGGCGGCGCGGACCACGAGGCCTACCTGCGGGGCCACCTGCCCGGCGCCGTCTACGTCTCCCTGCCCAGCCGGCTGGCCGGCCACGCCGGCCCCGCCGCCGGCCGCCACCCCCTCCCGGACCCGCGCCAGTTCGCGGAGACCGTGCGCATGTGGGGGATCGACGACGGCGACACCGTGGTGGTCTACGACGACGACCGGGGGCTGTCCGCGGCGCGCGCCTGGTGGCTGCTGCGGCACGCGGGCCTGCGGGACTCGATGCTCCTGGACGGCGGCCTCGCCGCGTGGCGCGCGGGCGGCCTGCCCCTGCAGCCCGGCGAGGTCATCCCCATGCCCGGCTCGGCCCGCACCTCCTGGGGCCGGATGCCCGTGGTGGACACCTCCGGCGCCGAGGCGATGGCCTCCGGCGGCCTGCTCCTGGACGCCCGCGCCGCCGAGCGCTACCGCGGGGAGACCGAGCCGATCGACCCCGTGGCCGGGCACATCCCCGGGGCCCGGAGCCTGCCCACCGCCGGCTCCCTGGCCGAGGACGGCCGGCTGCGCCCCGCCGAGGAGCTCGCCGCGCGGTTCGACGCCGTGGGCGTGGACGACGAGACCCCGGTCGCGGTGTACTGCGGCTCGGGCGTGACCGCGGCCCACGCCGTGCTCACCCTGGCCGTCGCGGGGCGTCCCGGAGTGGCGCTCTACCCCGGTTCGTGGTCAGCATGGATCCAGGACCCGTCCAACGCCGTCGCGGTCGGCCCCGACCCGCACGGCGAGCCCGGCCGGGACTGA
- the hrpA gene encoding ATP-dependent RNA helicase HrpA, whose product MTQTPPPSTPAAQPSATPHDAAAITFPEHLPVAERREEIMAAIRDHQVVIVAGETGSGKTTQLPKMCLALGLGEAGSIGHTQPRRIAARSVAERIAQELGEEIGQTVGYQVRFTAQTSKATRVKVMTDGILLAEIPHDPQLRRYSVIIVDEAHERSLNIDFLLGYLRNLLPQRPDLKVIITSATIDPERFARHFGRPLAEGEDHADAVEADDGGRVVPAPIIEVSGRTYPVEIRYRPLTDEPSPDDPEDDADDAAETRDPLDAIGDAVLELAAEPPGDILVFLPGEREIRDAADHLSGVVASSKRLAGTEVLPLFGRLSMAEQHRVFGRAAAGVRRRIVLATNVAETSLTVPGIKYVIDTGTARISRYSHRTKVQRLPIERVSQASANQRAGRSGRTSPGIAIRLYSEEDYLSRPEFTDPEILRTSLASVILQMLSLGVAATPADVQGFPFVQPPDGRQVSDGATTLTELGALHPPRPSGAKDGHDVGRGRGGRAPEPGTITPIGRRLARLPVDPRLGRMILESGERGCVREVMVLAAALTIQDPRERPVEQREAADELHRRFADENSDFSAILNLWAYLQEQQKELSGSQFRKLCRREHINWLRVHEWQDLVRQLRQLAKDVGVAVHAGPVDPVGQHEAVHRSLLTGLLSQIGSYDERRREYAGARGTRFAVFPGSALFKKRHPFVMAAELVETSRLWARTVARIEPEWAEEAAGGLVKRTYNEPHWSRRAGAVVAREKVTLFGVTLIPDRSVKYGRIDPELSRELFIRHALVEGDWRTRHRFFARNRAALEEVDALETRLRRRDLRIGDEDLFAFYDARVPANVVSERHFDAWWKKARQERPDLLDLDVAALLTADAEDLDTDAFPTVFPYPLPGGDVDLDLEYTFDPTGASGTDGVTVSVPVLLLNQVSPGPFAWLVPGLRVELVTALIKALPKAVRKQLVPAPDVARQLVADLDAHADSLADELTEALSAAVRRVRGIVVEPGLWAPEAVPAHLRMDYRVVDARGAVMGAGQDLAALQARLAKANRSAIAARLAGTDDPANARPGPGRQGGRRDGGGNDGGAGRRGSGRGGRGRGRDGAGRPEAGAQGAGGAAPAFAERHGLTSWSIGTVPRRITTDPGARGPAITGYPALVPETTVEGGPAAGLTVARSAEDQAAWHRAGVIRLLLATLPSPQRYVLDHLDNREKLTFTQNPHGSVDSLVADCSQAAVDRLVGDELPFDEAAFRALFDRVRADLIDTVFAVTRLVEQVLSRAAEVRRRLKGSVSLAMAPALSDVKAHLEQLVFPGFVAATGWERLQHLPRYLQGILVRLDRLDAGGHLQRDGQHMAVVQRLEDEFDAAVQAHRARFSGVPVPADLERVRWLIEELRVSFFAQELGTAVSVSEKRVRQALAQAARA is encoded by the coding sequence ATGACGCAGACTCCACCGCCCTCCACGCCCGCCGCGCAGCCGTCGGCGACGCCCCACGACGCCGCCGCGATCACGTTCCCCGAACACCTGCCGGTGGCGGAGCGCCGTGAGGAGATCATGGCCGCGATCCGCGACCACCAGGTGGTGATCGTCGCGGGCGAGACCGGTTCGGGCAAGACCACGCAGCTGCCGAAGATGTGCCTGGCCCTCGGGCTCGGGGAGGCCGGTTCGATCGGCCACACCCAGCCCCGGCGCATCGCCGCCCGCTCGGTGGCCGAGCGCATCGCGCAGGAGCTGGGCGAGGAGATCGGGCAGACGGTCGGCTATCAGGTCCGCTTCACGGCACAGACCTCGAAGGCCACCCGGGTGAAGGTCATGACGGACGGCATCCTGCTGGCCGAGATCCCCCATGACCCGCAGCTGCGCCGCTACTCCGTGATCATCGTGGACGAGGCCCACGAGCGCAGCCTCAACATCGACTTCCTCCTGGGCTACCTGCGCAACCTGCTGCCCCAGCGCCCGGACCTGAAGGTGATCATCACCTCGGCCACCATCGACCCGGAGCGCTTCGCCCGGCACTTCGGCCGGCCGCTGGCCGAGGGCGAGGACCATGCGGACGCGGTGGAGGCCGACGACGGCGGCCGCGTGGTCCCGGCGCCGATCATCGAGGTCTCGGGGCGCACCTACCCCGTCGAGATCCGCTACCGGCCGCTGACCGATGAGCCCTCCCCGGACGACCCCGAGGACGATGCGGACGACGCCGCCGAGACCCGCGACCCCCTCGACGCGATCGGCGACGCCGTCCTCGAGCTGGCCGCCGAGCCGCCGGGCGACATCCTCGTGTTCCTGCCGGGCGAGCGGGAGATCCGCGACGCCGCCGACCACCTGTCCGGCGTCGTCGCCTCCTCGAAGCGTCTGGCGGGCACGGAGGTGCTGCCGCTGTTCGGCCGCCTGTCCATGGCGGAGCAGCACCGGGTGTTCGGCCGCGCCGCCGCCGGCGTGCGCCGCCGGATCGTGCTGGCCACCAACGTGGCCGAGACGTCCTTGACCGTGCCGGGCATCAAGTACGTGATCGACACGGGCACGGCGCGCATCTCCCGCTACTCGCACCGCACCAAGGTCCAGCGCCTGCCCATCGAGCGCGTCTCCCAGGCCAGCGCGAACCAGCGCGCCGGCCGCTCGGGCCGCACGAGCCCGGGCATCGCGATCCGCCTGTACTCGGAGGAGGACTACCTCTCCCGCCCCGAGTTCACGGACCCGGAGATCCTGCGCACCTCCCTGGCCTCCGTGATCCTGCAGATGCTCTCCCTCGGCGTGGCCGCCACCCCGGCGGACGTGCAGGGCTTCCCCTTCGTCCAGCCGCCGGACGGCCGGCAGGTCTCCGACGGCGCCACCACGCTCACCGAGCTCGGCGCGCTGCACCCGCCCCGGCCCTCCGGCGCGAAGGACGGGCACGACGTCGGCCGCGGCCGCGGTGGGCGGGCCCCCGAGCCGGGCACCATCACCCCGATCGGCCGCCGCCTGGCCCGGCTGCCCGTGGACCCGCGGCTCGGTCGCATGATCCTGGAGTCCGGCGAGCGCGGCTGCGTCCGCGAGGTCATGGTGCTCGCCGCCGCCCTCACCATCCAGGACCCCCGCGAACGCCCCGTCGAGCAGCGCGAGGCCGCCGACGAGCTGCACCGGCGGTTCGCGGACGAGAACTCGGACTTCTCCGCGATCCTCAACCTGTGGGCCTACCTGCAGGAGCAGCAGAAGGAGCTCTCCGGCTCGCAGTTCCGCAAGCTGTGCCGCCGCGAGCACATCAACTGGCTGCGCGTGCACGAGTGGCAGGACCTCGTGCGGCAGCTGCGCCAGCTCGCCAAGGACGTGGGGGTCGCGGTGCACGCCGGCCCGGTGGACCCGGTGGGCCAGCACGAGGCGGTGCACCGGTCCCTGCTCACCGGCCTGCTCTCCCAGATCGGCTCCTACGACGAGCGCCGCCGCGAGTACGCCGGCGCCCGCGGCACCCGCTTCGCCGTGTTCCCCGGCTCCGCCCTGTTCAAGAAGCGCCACCCCTTCGTGATGGCCGCCGAGCTCGTGGAGACGTCCCGGCTGTGGGCGCGGACCGTGGCGAGGATCGAGCCGGAGTGGGCCGAGGAGGCCGCGGGCGGGCTCGTGAAGCGCACGTACAACGAGCCGCACTGGTCCCGCCGGGCCGGCGCCGTCGTCGCCCGGGAGAAGGTCACGCTCTTCGGGGTCACCCTCATCCCGGACCGGTCCGTGAAGTACGGCCGGATCGACCCGGAGCTCTCGCGCGAGCTGTTCATCCGGCACGCCCTCGTGGAGGGCGACTGGCGCACCCGCCACCGGTTCTTCGCCCGCAACCGCGCCGCCCTCGAGGAGGTCGACGCGCTCGAGACGCGCCTGCGCCGTCGCGACCTGCGGATCGGGGACGAGGACCTCTTCGCCTTCTACGACGCGCGGGTGCCGGCGAACGTGGTCTCCGAGCGGCACTTCGACGCGTGGTGGAAGAAGGCCCGCCAGGAGCGGCCGGACCTGCTGGACCTCGACGTCGCCGCGCTGCTCACCGCCGACGCCGAGGACCTGGACACGGACGCGTTCCCCACCGTGTTCCCCTACCCGCTGCCCGGCGGGGACGTGGACCTCGACCTGGAGTACACCTTCGACCCCACCGGCGCCTCCGGCACCGACGGCGTGACCGTGTCCGTGCCGGTCCTGCTCCTCAACCAGGTCTCCCCCGGCCCCTTCGCGTGGCTCGTGCCGGGCCTCCGCGTGGAGCTCGTGACCGCCCTGATCAAGGCCCTGCCCAAGGCCGTCCGCAAGCAGCTCGTGCCCGCCCCGGACGTGGCCCGGCAGCTCGTGGCGGACCTCGACGCGCACGCGGACTCGCTCGCCGACGAGCTGACCGAGGCCTTGTCCGCCGCCGTGCGCCGGGTCCGCGGGATCGTCGTGGAGCCCGGGCTGTGGGCGCCCGAGGCGGTGCCGGCGCACCTGCGCATGGACTACCGCGTGGTGGACGCCCGCGGCGCCGTGATGGGGGCGGGCCAGGACCTGGCCGCCCTCCAGGCCCGCCTCGCCAAGGCCAACCGCTCGGCCATCGCCGCGCGCCTGGCCGGCACGGACGACCCCGCCAACGCCCGCCCGGGTCCGGGCCGCCAGGGCGGGCGGCGCGACGGCGGCGGGAACGACGGCGGCGCGGGGCGCCGGGGGTCCGGTCGCGGCGGGCGGGGGCGCGGCCGGGACGGCGCCGGCCGCCCCGAGGCGGGCGCGCAGGGCGCGGGCGGCGCGGCTCCCGCGTTCGCCGAGCGCCACGGGCTGACCTCGTGGAGCATCGGGACGGTGCCGCGGCGCATCACCACCGACCCGGGCGCCCGCGGGCCGGCCATCACCGGCTACCCCGCGCTCGTGCCCGAGACGACCGTCGAGGGCGGCCCCGCCGCGGGCCTCACGGTGGCGCGCTCGGCCGAGGACCAGGCCGCGTGGCACCGCGCCGGCGTGATCCGGCTGCTCCTGGCGACCCTGCCCAGCCCCCAGCGCTACGTGCTGGACCACCTGGACAACCGCGAGAAGCTCACCTTCACCCAGAACCCCCACGGCTCCGTGGACTCCCTCGTGGCCGACTGCTCCCAGGCCGCCGTCGACCGCCTCGTGGGCGACGAGCTGCCCTTCGACGAGGCCGCCTTCCGCGCGCTCTTCGACCGGGTGCGGGCGGACCTGATCGACACGGTGTTCGCCGTGACGCGGCTCGTGGAGCAGGTCCTCTCCCGCGCGGCCGAGGTCCGGCGCCGCCTCAAGGGGTCCGTCTCGCTGGCCATGGCCCCGGCGCTGTCCGACGTGAAGGCCCACCTGGAGCAGCTCGTGTTCCCCGGGTTCGTGGCCGCCACGGGCTGGGAGCGGCTGCAGCACCTGCCCCGGTACCTGCAGGGCATCCTGGTGCGCCTGGACCGGCTCGACGCCGGCGGGCACCTGCAGCGCGACGGCCAGCACATGGCCGTGGTGCAGCGCCTCGAGGACGAGTTCGACGCCGCCGTGCAGGCGCACCGGGCCCGGTTCTCCGGGGTGCCGGTGCCCGCGGACCTCGAGCGCGTGCGCTGGCTCATCGAGGAGCTGCGCGTCTCCTTCTTCGCCCAGGAGCTGGGCACGGCCGTCTCGGTCTCGGAGAAGCGGGTGCGCCAGGCGCTGGCCCAGGCCGCGCGGGCCTGA
- a CDS encoding metal ABC transporter solute-binding protein, Zn/Mn family: MHRTPRRRAAAALTLASALALAGCGADSGGDGQAGSGDPAAVATTTQLGSVLGDVARCADATTATVMGPGDDPHDFAPSSQQVAQMARAGLVFANGLGLEAGMASALENAAQDGAQVLEVAPRLDPLPFGAGEGAADEHAGETAGEHAAHAEEGSAGAHDGHDRGSQDPHVWMDVARMARAAEVMGDALAEHTGEDRFADCGRQVRGELEATDAEVREILAAVPEDRRRLIADHDAYGYFAAAYGFEVAGVVVPGGSTDGEPSSQRIAELTRAVADSGADALVTSAGGGAPTVESIAADGGGSTPVVELYEGGVGPADGEQAGYAEAMLHNARVLADALGE; encoded by the coding sequence GTGCACCGCACCCCCCGCCGTCGCGCCGCCGCCGCGCTGACCCTGGCCTCCGCCCTCGCCCTCGCCGGCTGCGGGGCCGACTCCGGCGGGGACGGGCAGGCGGGCTCCGGCGATCCGGCCGCCGTGGCCACCACCACGCAGCTCGGCTCCGTGCTGGGCGACGTCGCCCGGTGCGCCGACGCCACGACGGCCACGGTGATGGGTCCCGGGGACGACCCCCACGACTTCGCGCCGTCCTCGCAGCAGGTGGCGCAGATGGCCCGCGCGGGCCTGGTCTTCGCCAACGGCCTCGGCCTCGAGGCCGGCATGGCCTCGGCGCTGGAGAACGCTGCCCAGGACGGCGCGCAGGTGCTGGAGGTGGCCCCCCGCCTCGACCCGCTGCCCTTCGGCGCCGGCGAGGGCGCGGCCGACGAGCACGCAGGCGAGACCGCGGGGGAGCACGCGGCCCACGCCGAGGAGGGCTCCGCCGGCGCACACGACGGGCACGACCGCGGCTCCCAGGACCCGCACGTGTGGATGGACGTGGCCCGCATGGCCCGCGCCGCCGAGGTGATGGGCGACGCCCTCGCCGAGCACACCGGCGAGGACCGGTTCGCCGACTGCGGCCGTCAGGTGCGCGGCGAGCTCGAGGCGACCGACGCCGAGGTCCGCGAGATCCTGGCCGCCGTGCCCGAGGACCGTCGCCGGCTGATCGCCGACCACGACGCGTACGGCTACTTCGCCGCCGCCTACGGATTCGAGGTCGCGGGCGTGGTGGTCCCCGGCGGCTCCACCGACGGCGAGCCCTCCTCCCAGCGCATCGCCGAGCTCACCCGCGCCGTGGCCGACTCCGGCGCCGACGCGCTGGTGACCTCGGCCGGCGGAGGCGCGCCCACCGTGGAGTCCATCGCCGCCGACGGCGGCGGCTCCACCCCGGTGGTCGAGCTCTACGAGGGCGGCGTCGGCCCGGCCGACGGCGAGCAGGCCGGCTACGCCGAGGCCATGCTGCACAACGCCCGCGTCCTGGCCGACGCATTGGGGGAGTGA
- a CDS encoding metal ABC transporter ATP-binding protein — translation MSRSAAVVPEAAPAPLAVAEHLELRHGDHLAVEASSFTLPAGCVVAVIGPNGSGKSTLLQALAGVLDPAAGRLEVRGESPSRHGRLISFVMQSLQFPQGVPLTVHDVVTMGRYTTAGWFRRLGATDRAAVAAAMERVRVTDLADRHLDQLSGGQRQRVYVAQGLAQEHDVLMLDEPVTGLDIVSARTIDEIIHEQPERGVSVVYTTHDLDEAAAADHVVLMDGRVVASGPPAQVLTAANLDAVYGRGALHAPLLVHLDDPADCPPDRG, via the coding sequence GTGAGCCGATCCGCCGCCGTCGTCCCCGAGGCCGCCCCCGCGCCGCTGGCCGTGGCCGAGCACCTCGAGCTGCGCCACGGGGACCACCTGGCCGTCGAGGCCTCCTCCTTCACGCTGCCGGCCGGCTGCGTGGTGGCCGTGATCGGGCCCAACGGGTCCGGCAAGTCCACCCTCCTGCAGGCCCTCGCCGGCGTCCTGGACCCGGCCGCGGGCCGGCTCGAAGTGCGCGGGGAGAGCCCGTCCCGGCACGGGCGGCTCATCTCGTTCGTGATGCAGTCCCTCCAGTTCCCGCAGGGGGTGCCGCTCACGGTGCACGACGTCGTCACGATGGGCCGGTACACCACCGCCGGCTGGTTCCGCCGCCTGGGCGCGACGGACCGCGCCGCCGTGGCCGCCGCGATGGAGCGGGTGCGCGTGACGGACCTGGCGGACCGGCACCTGGACCAGCTCTCGGGCGGGCAGCGCCAGCGCGTCTACGTGGCCCAGGGCCTGGCCCAGGAGCACGACGTGCTCATGCTGGACGAGCCCGTCACGGGCCTGGACATCGTCTCCGCCCGCACCATCGACGAGATCATCCACGAGCAGCCGGAGCGGGGGGTGTCCGTGGTCTACACCACGCACGACCTCGACGAGGCCGCCGCCGCGGACCACGTGGTGCTCATGGACGGCCGAGTGGTGGCCAGCGGCCCGCCCGCGCAGGTGCTCACCGCCGCCAACCTGGACGCGGTGTACGGCCGCGGGGCGCTGCACGCCCCGCTGCTGGTGCACCTCGACGACCCCGCCGACTGCCCGCCCGACCGAGGCTGA
- a CDS encoding Fur family transcriptional regulator, with protein MSAPDPGPRVVRPRATRQKAAVDRALETIPDFVSAQELHARLQEEGERISLATVYRTLQQQLEDGQVDVLRREDGESVYRRCEARGHHHHLVCRLCWSTVEVTAPPVEAWAARIAAEHGFTEAEHTVEITGVCADCAATRAADAG; from the coding sequence GTGAGCGCCCCCGATCCCGGACCCCGCGTCGTCCGCCCCCGCGCCACCCGGCAGAAGGCCGCCGTGGACCGCGCGCTGGAGACGATCCCGGACTTCGTGAGCGCCCAGGAGCTGCACGCGCGCCTCCAGGAGGAGGGCGAGCGGATCTCCCTGGCCACCGTCTACCGGACCCTGCAGCAGCAGCTCGAGGACGGGCAGGTGGACGTGCTGCGGCGCGAGGACGGCGAGTCCGTGTATCGCCGCTGCGAGGCCCGCGGGCACCACCACCACCTGGTGTGCCGGCTGTGCTGGTCCACCGTGGAGGTCACCGCTCCCCCGGTCGAGGCGTGGGCGGCCCGGATCGCCGCGGAGCACGGGTTCACCGAGGCCGAGCACACCGTGGAGATCACCGGCGTGTGCGCCGACTGCGCCGCGACCCGGGCCGCGGACGCGGGCTGA
- a CDS encoding HIT family protein — MASVFSRIIAGELPARFVWQDETCVAFLSTGPLNPGHALVVPREEVDAWVDADPALVAHLMMVAQQLGKAQVRAFSAQRAGLMVAGYEILHLHVHVWPSNSLADFDLDRVDNSPDPAEMDDAAARLRAALRELGHGEVVPQD, encoded by the coding sequence ATGGCCAGCGTCTTCAGCAGGATCATCGCCGGCGAGCTGCCCGCCCGCTTCGTGTGGCAGGACGAGACGTGCGTCGCGTTCCTCTCCACCGGCCCGCTCAACCCCGGCCACGCCCTCGTGGTGCCCCGTGAGGAGGTCGACGCGTGGGTCGACGCCGACCCCGCCCTGGTGGCGCACCTGATGATGGTGGCCCAGCAGCTGGGCAAGGCCCAGGTCCGGGCCTTCTCGGCGCAGCGCGCGGGCCTGATGGTGGCCGGCTACGAGATCCTGCACCTGCACGTGCACGTGTGGCCCTCCAACTCCTTGGCCGACTTCGACCTGGACCGGGTGGACAACTCCCCGGACCCGGCCGAGATGGACGACGCCGCCGCCCGCCTGCGCGCGGCGCTGCGCGAGCTGGGCCACGGCGAGGTCGTCCCGCAGGACTGA